The nucleotide sequence GATGAGGATTATCAACTCCAACTTGAGTACCAAAAGATATTTTCGAATCGTTCGCCTGAATGGATTAAGGAAATCAACCGATATTTCCAGTCCAATGAGAGCATGATCGAAGACAAAGAAAAAATTTTAGGACTGGCTAAATCATTATCTGAAATCTCGAGTAATGCCTCCCTTGCCGGATTTATCCGCCCTTCACGTCTCGCGGGCATCACCGAGAAAGTCCTCCTTGATGTCGCCATGGGAACGATTAGACCAAATCTCTCCCTTCAAAGAACCATTTATCAGGCCATTGAAACAATCACCGTCCTACTGAAAATCAAAAGTGACTTAAATACCGGTATCTTCCTGCCATCGATCCTGGCCGTCGATGATGATGCCTTGAGCCGGAGCCTCATCCATGCCACTGTCCAGAAAGTCGATCTAAATGCCCTCGTCGTGGCCGATGCCCAAGTAGCCATCGAACTTCTCGAAGAAAATGATTTTAGCCTGATCCTCTTGGATATCATGATGCCAGGAATAAGAGGCGACGACCTCTGCCGTCGTATCCGCAAAATCCACAGGCATATTCTCACTCCCGTCATATTTATCACCGGAGTGAATAATTTCGTGGCCTGCACAAAAATCCTGGCTTCTGGCGGCAATGACTTGGTATGCAAACCTTTCTCGCCATTTGAACTCTCCTTGAAAATCATGATCTATGTCTTGCAATATGAATTCCGCGATATATTTGAGGCCGAGAATCAAGCCAAGAAAAAGGCCTTGATAAAACCCTACAGCGATAATAATCCCTCTTCATTTTAATTATCACAATCTACAATCTTGAGATCATCCCCTTGTCTGGAAAACGGGGAAATTTCACAAAAATGTGGATGGAGTTACTTTGCCGAACGTCGATTTTCTACCCAGTCGATGATTTTTTCGGGGGTGGATTCATTGAGCCAGGCTACCATAAGGAATTCCGCTGGATGGATATCGTTTTCTTTGAAGAACCGGCGGTCTCCGCCGCAACCATACATGAGTTCAGGATCCATTTCCCCACGGAGTTTGGCAAAGGCTTTCGGCATGATCCGGGCTAACCAAACGATTCCTCGGGTTTCTTCGGTCTTTGGAGGAAGGTCTGAAGGGTGAACACGTTTGGTGCTCCGAACCCCCTTTTGCACTTCGAGAAAATAGGAGCGGCGGAGATGATGAACCATCAAGAAAGTCGCTAAATCAGGCTCTTTACCAGAGTGATAATCTTCAGCAAAATCAAAAACTTCACGGGCGCTCACGCCGATTGAATCTAAAAAAACAATTTGTTCAGGCGAAAAAAAAGTATCCGCATCACGGTTACCAGCGGCATAGGTTTCGACCGCTTTATTCCAGACTATCTCGAGATCTTTTTGGTAATCATAATTTTTCATAACCCGAAATTGAGTTAAAACCATGCATTTGTCAAAACGTAGATAGGTTCATTTCCAGCCGCGCACTTAGAGCTTGGGCACAATTCCAGCTGCCGTGAAATAAATAGAGACATCTTTAACCCCACAACCAAAGCCCTCTAATGCCTCACGATAAGCGGTTAACTGGCTCCGATAATAATCCGTGGCCTGGTCAATCTCTTGGCCGACAGGCACCCTCCCTCCAAAATAATCTGTTTTCCAGTCAATCAAATGGACTCCCCCGGTCTCGTCCAGCCAGACAAGATCGATAATCCCGTCCTGCAACCCCTTTTGTCCGATCAAACGACTAAAGGGTATCTCCGGAGCCACGATACTTTTAGGTGAGCACAATTGTTTAAAGAGTTCACAGCCCATAAAGAGGTCGAGCTCCCGCTCCGCACGTTTCTTCAATAATCCCCCTTCACCGATTACAGCTAATCGCTCATCCCTGTAACGAGTAATTTGCTCTGCATCCTTTTTCCATGGAAAAAACTGCATGGTCACATGCCACCAATTTCCATATTCTAAAGCCAGTTTACCTGCGTTGGGGTCAATGGGGATTTCTGACTTACGCTCAGGGGTCTTTTCCTCATGGGTACTCGGGAGCAATTTGCCCGGGATATTCCCCGCAAATTGTTTCACACGCTCAAAATCTTCTTCTGTAAAAAGGGAGGGTATAGATTTATCGACAGCAACGACGGGCATATCTTTTTCCCCATCCGGACTATCTGAAGACAGATCAGGAGAAAATTGCGCGGAATAAGCCTGCGCGAGGGAGATTCTGACCGGTTTAGGATCTTTACGCGGTGCCATTTAACTGATCCTCCCGGTTAATATATCAGTGATACTGACTCCTTGATTTTGTTTCAAAAGTTTTACGAGGGCAGAATCATCGACGAGCACCAGTGTATTCCTCGCCCTGGTCAAGGCCACATAGGTCAGGCGTTCCAGCTCCTTCCTGAACCGTGTGTCCGGGTCACTACCGGAATCCACCCCGCTCTCCCGACTGATCAATCGGACGGGACCGGAAACACTGGCTTGGATTTCTGGATAAATATTATTTCTCTGGCCCACTCCACGCCCTAGAAGCGGCATCACCACAGCATCCCATTCTAAGCCCTTTGACATGTGCATACTATAAAGCTGGATGGCTTCTTTATTTTTCTCCTCTTCAGCGACCCGCTCATCGCTGGGATTCATGAGCTGGTCAATAAACTCTTCCAGCCCCATTCCTTGAGCAGCGGCTTCATTGGCACTGAGCCGGATCTTTTTCCAATGATCAACCTGTGCCCGCCCGGAAGGTAAAACCGCCAAGCGCTGCGCAAGTTGCACTCCTTCACTGAGCTTTTCAAAAAGAGTCGCGGGGGCTTCGTTTTGAATCTCCTGCCTGATCCGGAGCAATTTGCGTACGGCATCCGATAATGAACTCCCTCCCTCTTCTCCTCTATCCAGCAATGACCCCTTGCCTCCACCCTTTTTGATTTGCAAATATATCTCTTCATCAGAAATGGCAAAAACTTCCCGGAGTATTCCGGCCAGTTCATATTCATCATCAGGGCGTAGAACCCATTTCAGCAAAGCCACTGACCAACGCAAGGCGGGCTGGAGCACCCATTTCTCACGACCGGAAGCTAGCTGACAGGACATGCCGATTTCCTCAAACGCCTGAGCAAATGCGGAGAACCAATTATTCCGTGGCAAAAGAAGAGCCACCTCACTCCAAGACCTCGCCCTGAGTCTTTTGATGCCCGACTCCTTGATCCACGCCGCTATTTTCCTCGCCTCATAGAGCCCGAGCACTTCGGTCGTTATTTTTTCAGGTAATACCTCGTCGGCTACGAGTCCATGGCAATATACCTGTGCCTGTGAGGCACCATCTTTGGGTTCGAGCGGGGTAAAGGAGGCCTGACCATCTTTCCCATCGAGAATCCGGACAAATGCTTCATTCACAAAATCAATGACTGCTTTGCCGCAACGAAAAGTCACCGTGAATTTTAATTCCGCACCACTGCGTGAAGCATCCGTCAGTAATCCATGGTAACGGCGGTAGGTATCCAGGCTGGAACGCTGGCTGTAGATGAGTTGCTGCATGTCCCCGACCATGCAAAAACGTCCGCCTCCGGGGAATCCCTCCGCACACACCAAGAGAGAGTCAATCGGGGCCTCCACAGGGCGCACCGACTGGATGAGAAGCTCGAATTGTCTCGGGTCCGTATCCTGAGCTTCATCCAGCAGTATAGAATATCCTTCATTCCGGACGACTCGTGCAGCCTCAATATCTTGAAAAATCCTCAAAGCCCCGTTGATTTGATCTTGGAAAGTAAGTTTGCCATTGTCCCAGCGCCATTGTTCAAATTGCGCCGCCATCTCCATGGCCAAAACTAAGGTCGCACGTTCTTTGGTTTCATTTGGTAGGCTCAGGGCTTTCTGATAGGCCTCGAAAAATTCCGCCCCCCCCCCGGTCTTTCCAGGTTTAGGCACCTGTACAAATGGAATATCAGAGTCATTCCACTGGAGACAAAACTCGCACCAGACGGAACGCCTCTTATTAATGGTCTCGAGTGACCTGGCATTACTGTGATCAAATGTATCCAGGCAATTCCTGTCTAATTGCGGAAATGAGGGTATCGCCTCGGTCAGCGGATACTTCTTTAAATATTCGGCCCAATCAATATTGGCTTTGGCACATTTGACGGCAAGCTCCGCCACAGTGTCAAAGTCGCTCACCCGGTAAAGGGTCTTTCTTTTGCCCGGTTCAATCATGCTTTTTACCCGGTGCAGGTCGCTGAGGAATCCCGACCAAAACGTCTCGACACCTCCCAGCTCACTTTCACTCACTGATAAACCCACGAGGAATCCGAAACGTTGCATCAGCATCACGCAAAAACTATGGATTGTCCCGAAGAATGCCTGATTGATCCGGTTCACATCTTCCAGCCCAGCCTTTTGCGAGGCGACTTGATCGAGGATATTCAGGCGCGCCCGTTGGCGGAGTTCCTCCGCGGCTTTTACCGTGTAAGTGACGACGATCAACTGTTTCATCTTTGCTTGGAATTCCGGGTTCAAGGCAAATGAAACGATCCTGTCGATAATCGCCGTCGTTTTCCCCGCACCAGCGGAAGCTTGTACGGAAAAATTCGTCGATAGATCGGAGATGAACCGGTCCCTTTGGGCTTGGTCGGCGGGAGGAATACTATTCATCTGCCCCCTCCTCTTCTTCACTCGTCCCGAAAGTTTTATCCCAACGTTTTTTTAAGATCGCCTTCTCCACGGGTAAACAGGCTGTGGGTAACTCCGCAGGAATCCCAAAGTCCTCGTCCATGACTTCTAATTGTCCGAAAATGCCCTTCATCTGGACTGATTCCAGCACTTTGAATAAGGAGCCCGCTTTTTGCTCCACCTCCAGCATGGAGTTATCCGGGCCCTCCCCGAAAAAGGGGTTATAAACAGACCAGCTCATAGTGCCATCTTTTTGTTCTTGGTGGTAGAATAACCCGTAGAGGGCGACCTGGAGATAATCCCCTGATTTCAGGAGGCTAGCATTTCTAGCATTCCCGAAGGATGTCTGGCTGGTGGAGGTTTTAAAGTCGATGACTTGAAGAGTCTGACTGGCGACCGGATCAGCCGTATCGGAAATCAAAAGGTCTGTTTTTCCGTAGGACTTTAGCTGCGCATTTTGCACAGTAACGGTGATGAGCTGCGAACGGGAACCTTTCTTGATTTCCGAACCGAAATATTTCCCTGCTAAAAGTGATTCCAAGGTTTTCAAAGTCCGTGAGGCAGCCCATTCGAGCCGGGTAAGTTCATATTCCCACTGGACCGGAAAAGTCACGCCTCCGTCTTCATAAGATTTCCTAAGCCGCTCTAATGTTTGACGGGCAGATGCCCCCACGGCATTTGGATCGATCCTGCGCAATTTGCGCAGGGCGAGGGCCTCATCACTGGAAACAGCGAGGATTTGTTGAATCCAAGCATGGTAGAGGCTACCACGGAAAAGAGGGAGGCCACTATCCAGATCGAAGGCTTTCCCCATAACCTTCAGTCCCAGCCATTGATACCACATTTTTGCCGGGGTCTGCCGGACTGCCTGCCAATCCTTTGCACTGAATACCACCATTTCCTCGGGACACTCCCGGAGTGCATAGGAGTATTCGTCAAAGGGTAAATCTTCATTCCGGCGGCGATCGTAGATTACCCGGACGTGGGTGATGGCTTTATCCGGGACCTGTGCCGCGTCCAGTGCACCCGGGAAATACGAATGGAACTTCTCCGCCCATGAATCTGTTTTTGCCAGGAGTGCGTCCAGCGTCTTCCCGTCGAGGATCCCGCCTTTCACGGAGGAATACACGCGCTGGAAAAATTCTGATGCAGACACCGGTTGGTTATTATTCACCCGGTCCGTGCGTGCGGTGCTACAAGCAATTTGTTTCCTCGCCGACGCCACGAGGTTAAGGAATTGTTCCCTATCAAGCATCCGTCGGGCCTGACTGGAGAGCAAGGCACTCCGGTCGGACGGGAAATAATACTGGCCTTCACCGGAACGCGACTGTTTCTGTGCTGAGAAATTAAGTTTCTCACAGAGTTCATCCGTGATTATCGGGTGGGAACGTGGGGGCCGTGGCCAGAGTCCCTCGTATAGCCCGGCCAAAAAGAGATAGTCCCAGCTTTGGGATTCAGCCCTTTCCGGAGTCGTGATCGTGACATAGGCAAAAGGATCACCCTCGACAGATTCGAGCTCAGCCACGGCATAATCTGCAAGGTAAGAAATTAAATCGTCCCGATAAAGTGTCGTTAATCCGCTCCGCTCGAAGCACTCCAAGAACTGGATAATTTCTGATGTTTTCTCTTGGAAAGCAGAATCTGGATGGAGTTCCTGTAAAAAGCCGAGGGCAGAAATGGTCTTTTTGCGACAGTCGTCGAATTCCCCCTGTTCGGGCAATTCCCATTCAACGATCCAACGGGTGAGGAATTTCCGGAGTACCAGCGGCATTTTTGACCTCAGCGCGGCATCGGCATAAATCACCCGTAACCTGTCTGAGAGTAATTGTCCAAACGCATCCGAAAGAAATGACTCGATGTCCTGGATTTTTGTAAATGGTGTTTCAAGGCACCGGCAAAGACTTTCCCCTGCAATCCGGTAGAAACCCAAGAAATCTCCAGCACGCAAT is from Verrucomicrobiota bacterium and encodes:
- a CDS encoding DUF5069 domain-containing protein, which codes for MKNYDYQKDLEIVWNKAVETYAAGNRDADTFFSPEQIVFLDSIGVSAREVFDFAEDYHSGKEPDLATFLMVHHLRRSYFLEVQKGVRSTKRVHPSDLPPKTEETRGIVWLARIMPKAFAKLRGEMDPELMYGCGGDRRFFKENDIHPAEFLMVAWLNESTPEKIIDWVENRRSAK
- a CDS encoding UvrD-helicase domain-containing protein, whose protein sequence is MNSIPPADQAQRDRFISDLSTNFSVQASAGAGKTTAIIDRIVSFALNPEFQAKMKQLIVVTYTVKAAEELRQRARLNILDQVASQKAGLEDVNRINQAFFGTIHSFCVMLMQRFGFLVGLSVSESELGGVETFWSGFLSDLHRVKSMIEPGKRKTLYRVSDFDTVAELAVKCAKANIDWAEYLKKYPLTEAIPSFPQLDRNCLDTFDHSNARSLETINKRRSVWCEFCLQWNDSDIPFVQVPKPGKTGGGAEFFEAYQKALSLPNETKERATLVLAMEMAAQFEQWRWDNGKLTFQDQINGALRIFQDIEAARVVRNEGYSILLDEAQDTDPRQFELLIQSVRPVEAPIDSLLVCAEGFPGGGRFCMVGDMQQLIYSQRSSLDTYRRYHGLLTDASRSGAELKFTVTFRCGKAVIDFVNEAFVRILDGKDGQASFTPLEPKDGASQAQVYCHGLVADEVLPEKITTEVLGLYEARKIAAWIKESGIKRLRARSWSEVALLLPRNNWFSAFAQAFEEIGMSCQLASGREKWVLQPALRWSVALLKWVLRPDDEYELAGILREVFAISDEEIYLQIKKGGGKGSLLDRGEEGGSSLSDAVRKLLRIRQEIQNEAPATLFEKLSEGVQLAQRLAVLPSGRAQVDHWKKIRLSANEAAAQGMGLEEFIDQLMNPSDERVAEEEKNKEAIQLYSMHMSKGLEWDAVVMPLLGRGVGQRNNIYPEIQASVSGPVRLISRESGVDSGSDPDTRFRKELERLTYVALTRARNTLVLVDDSALVKLLKQNQGVSITDILTGRIS
- a CDS encoding PD-(D/E)XK nuclease family protein, with the protein product MSRIRLHHSEESFQAIGMLDGLLGKRGQNPLAALQSPLWIACPTLASANWLKKELLKSGALLLNVRFITPPTLRKLFEGMVPDQPTVLSSGECKLLARTFLRGSNRPGLASAPQLIIETVQMFLRSGRGVLPEDPGLSNLLTGFSHVMERGGYALSENVDARLATLSQVCTVEPFDLILYGFGPRYWDEWKLLSAAAQFAREADIFLTFPRVVAEKPGLWWLSSWEEIASEDSSVDYPSSGGFTDELELERFKQIAEFISGNYPTGAVGQGDLFQSIDRNPAGSEPVVFHVVRDQWDESRMIAAQVLEWFSLGTEAPRIGIILSNNAPLAHEIHSHFKRWGIPCRNEYGVPRAMSRSQELWSIWLRLLGGELRAGDFLGFYRIAGESLCRCLETPFTKIQDIESFLSDAFGQLLSDRLRVIYADAALRSKMPLVLRKFLTRWIVEWELPEQGEFDDCRKKTISALGFLQELHPDSAFQEKTSEIIQFLECFERSGLTTLYRDDLISYLADYAVAELESVEGDPFAYVTITTPERAESQSWDYLFLAGLYEGLWPRPPRSHPIITDELCEKLNFSAQKQSRSGEGQYYFPSDRSALLSSQARRMLDREQFLNLVASARKQIACSTARTDRVNNNQPVSASEFFQRVYSSVKGGILDGKTLDALLAKTDSWAEKFHSYFPGALDAAQVPDKAITHVRVIYDRRRNEDLPFDEYSYALRECPEEMVVFSAKDWQAVRQTPAKMWYQWLGLKVMGKAFDLDSGLPLFRGSLYHAWIQQILAVSSDEALALRKLRRIDPNAVGASARQTLERLRKSYEDGGVTFPVQWEYELTRLEWAASRTLKTLESLLAGKYFGSEIKKGSRSQLITVTVQNAQLKSYGKTDLLISDTADPVASQTLQVIDFKTSTSQTSFGNARNASLLKSGDYLQVALYGLFYHQEQKDGTMSWSVYNPFFGEGPDNSMLEVEQKAGSLFKVLESVQMKGIFGQLEVMDEDFGIPAELPTACLPVEKAILKKRWDKTFGTSEEEEGADE
- a CDS encoding response regulator — encoded protein: DEDYQLQLEYQKIFSNRSPEWIKEINRYFQSNESMIEDKEKILGLAKSLSEISSNASLAGFIRPSRLAGITEKVLLDVAMGTIRPNLSLQRTIYQAIETITVLLKIKSDLNTGIFLPSILAVDDDALSRSLIHATVQKVDLNALVVADAQVAIELLEENDFSLILLDIMMPGIRGDDLCRRIRKIHRHILTPVIFITGVNNFVACTKILASGGNDLVCKPFSPFELSLKIMIYVLQYEFRDIFEAENQAKKKALIKPYSDNNPSSF